CAGGGCCTCGGAGATACCTTTTGCGAGGTCGTTTGCTGCGCTGGAACCACCGCTACCACCTTCACCCAGGGAGCTGAAAGCGCGGATCATCCCGATAACCGTACCGAGCAGACCGATCAGGGTAGCCACGGAAGCGATCGTGGAGAGGAATACCAGGTTCTTTTCCAGCATGGGCAGTTCGAGGGCGGTGGCTTCTTCCACTTCCTTTTGAATGGTGAGGACCTTTTGTTCAGTGTCCAGTTCGCTGTTGCCGATCATTTCTTTGTACTTGCGCAGACCGGCCTTCATGACGTTGGCTACGGAACCCTGTTGCTTGTCGCACTCCTGAAGAGCAGCGTCTACGTTTCTATTAGCGAGATGGTATTGTACTTTGCGTACAAAATCGGCGATGTTGCCTTTACCAAGAGCCTTTGTGATCGTCAGCAAGCGCTCGATGACAAATACAATTACGATCAGGAAAAGCGTAATCAACAACGGCACGATTGGGCCGCCTTCGTGCATTTTACCCATCCAGTTCGATCCCTTTCCATTCACAAAGTTGCCGCTGTTACCGAGTACAAATACGTAAAAGGAGACACCTGCGATTAAGCAAATCACCGGTGCGATCCAGGAGACCGCATTGCTGGATTTTTTTGCTTGCACAGAGGTTCCGGCTTTTGCAGCAGTTGCACCCGCAGCAGTTACAGTTGATTTAGTTTCAGCCATGATCTTTGAATTTTCAATGTTGATGAAATTGTAAAAATGGTTTTAGTACAGCAATTCTAAGGAAAAAATGTCTCTAATGAACAAATTCCAAAAACAAATATTTTTATGAGTAGCCTCGAAAGTTAATAAATAAAAGCGTACACACAAGGGGTACAGATTAGTTTTTTCCGAAATATAAATCGCGGGAAAGCAGCCAGTCATCTGCTCCTGTGCCCTTTTGTACAAAGTAAAACCCAATGAGTCCCCCATTACATAATTTCAACGCTTAAACATCATTTTCTAATCTTCCGGCCGTCAGTATCAATGTATTCGCTGGTTGCTGCGTCCCGGAAAACATCCAAAACCATCAGTTAGCGCATGAAAAAATTGCTATTGCCTTTGACCGTGTTGCTGTGCCTGGCCGGGTTTCATACGGAAGCACAAAACCGGAGAACCCCCGGGGATACCACGGCCCACCCGGGCGGTGCGGCACCAAAGGGCGCAGAAGCACCCAAGTCTTCCGTCAAACCTTATAAGGACGTCATTACCGCCAAAGCCATCTCAAAATCAGGGCTTTTCACCGTCCACCATGTGGACGATAAATGGTATTTCGAGATCCCCGACTCCATCCTGGGCCGGGAATTCATGGCCATTACCCGTTATTCCGAAACCCCCGGCGGGGCCGGTATCTACGGAGGGGAAGTCGCCAACCAGCAAACGATGCGCTGGGAAAAAGGACCGGACAACAAACTTTTCCTGCGGACCGTTACCCTGATCAGCATTGCCAAGGACAGCACCGAACCCATTTACCGTGCCGTCCGCAACTCCTATCTCGATCCCATTGCCGCCGCTTTTGATATTAAGGCATTCGGACCCGATTCGACAAGCACCGTCATCGACGTCACCGACTTCTTTAAAGGAGACAATCAGGTGGTCTCTCTTGACCCCAATGACAAAAGGCGGTTTAGCCTGGGAGGTCTGAGCCCTGACCGGTCTTACATCGAAAGGATCACCACCTATCCCATCAACACCGAGATCCGGACCATCAAGACCTGGACCTCCAGCCCCGCACCTGCGAGCTTCCCGCCTATGCCCGGTGCAGGACGTGCGTTCCCGGCCGCTTCGGATGCCGGGGCCGTGACCTTTGAGATCAACACCTCCATGCTCCTGTTGCCAAAGGTTCCCATGAAGAAACGCCTGTTTGACCCCCGGGTCGGCTTCTTCGCGGACGACTATACCGTCTACACCGACGACCAGCAAAAGGTGGACGAATCGACTTTTATCACCCGCTGGCGCCTGGAACCAAAGGACGAAGACCTGGACAGGTTTAACCGGGGTGAACTGGTCGAACCCAAAAAGCAGATTGTTTACTACATCGATCCCGCGACACCCAAAAAATGGCGTCCCTACCTCATTGCCGGCGTGAACGACTGGAACAAGGCCTTTGAACAGGCGGGTTTCAAAAACGCCATCATCGCCAAGGATTGGCCCGAAGGCGACACCACCATGAGCCTGGAAGATGCCCGCTTCTCCGTCATCCGGTATTTCGCCTCCGACATCGAAAACGCTTATGGTCCGAACATCCACGACCCGCGTAGCGGGGAGATCCTGGAAAGCCACGTCGGCTGGTACCACAACGTCATGAAGCTCCTGCACGACTGGTACTTTATCCAGACCGCCGCCGTCGATCCCAGGGCCAGGTCAATGAAATTCGACGATGAGCTCATGGGCAACCTGATCCGTTTTGTGTCTTCACATGAAATCGGCCACACCCTCGGCCTGAGACACAACATGGGTTCCAGCAGCACTGTCCCCGTAGAAAAGCTGCGCGACAAAGCCTTTGTAGAAGCCAACGGCCACACGCCCTCCATCATGGACTACGCCCGTTTCAACTACGTAGCCCAGCCCGAGGACAACATCACCGAGGCCGGTCTTTTCCCCCGCATCGGCGACTACGACCGCTGGGCCATCCAATGGGGCTATCACGTGATCCCCGGCACAAAGGACGAAGAGGAAGACAAAAAAATCCTATCCAAGCTCATCATTGACAGCGTCGGTCACAACCCCCGCCTGTTTTTTGGTACCGAAAGCAATCCGTTCGATCCCCGGGAGCAAACCGAGGATCTGGGCGACAACAGCATGAAGGCAAGCGCCTACGGCATCAAGAACCTGAAGCGGATCATCGTAAAGCTGCCCGATTGGACCAAGGAGGAAGCGGATACCTATAATAACCTGCAGCAAATGTACCAGCAGCTCTTTATCCAGTATCAGCGCTACATGTTCCACGTGATCAAAAACATCGGCGGCATTTACGAAACCCCGAAGAGCATCGAGCAAAGCGGGGACGTATACGAAGTGACCCCCAAGGCCCGTCAGCAGGAAGCCGTTGCATTCCTCAACGAGCAATTGTTCACCACGCCTACCTGGTTGCTGGACAAAAACATCCTCAACAAGTTCTCCCAACCCATCACGGAGTCCATCAGCGACATCCAGGACGCCGCGCTGGGCTCCATCCTCTCCGCAGCCCGGCTGCAAAGGATGGAGATCGCCGGTAACCGGACCGCCGACCCCTACAGCATCGAGGATCTCATTTCCGACCTCAATAAGGGTATATGGAGCGAGCTCAGCACCGGCAAAGCCATCGACAGCTACCGCCGCAACCTGCAAAAAAGCTACACCGAGCGCCTGATCGCCCTGCTGGACGCCAAACCCGGCATGAGCATCTCGTTCAACGGCCGCAGCCTCAGTGTCTCTCAAGGTGAAGACCCCATGAAATCAGACGTCCCCGCGGAAGCCCGCGCGGCCCTCGTCAGCCTGCGCGCCCGCATCCGCGCCGCCATCCCCGGCGCCCACGACGCCCTGACCCGTAACCACCTTCAATACCTTGCCGACCACATCACCGACGCCCTCGAACCGCGCAAGTAGAATATCTTTTTTTAGGAAAAAAATAATCGGGCCTCACCACGAGGCCCGTTTTTTTTCCCCCACCCTACCCATCCCAACACACCACAACACAACACAACACAAACCGGTCCGTACGCCCCACCCCCAGCATACCCTACCGCCCCGTGTTGCAGCGAAGTGGGTTGTCCTTTTACTCTCTTTTCCGTGGGGCTACGGCCTGCAATGCAATTCCGGTTTTAACCCCACGGAAAAGAGAGTAAAAGGACAACCCACTTCGCGCGCGGCGCGGTCGGGACTGGGGGCAAAACGGTAAGGGGGGCAAGAGTTCGTAAAACCGAGGAGTCAACACATCATTCGTACCGCAACGCTACGATTGGATCAAGGCCGCCCGCCTTGATGGCAGGATAGAGCCCCGCGAGGAGCCCCGTGAGGGAGCAGATCACGATCCCGAGGAACATCCATAGCCAGGGGACGACGAAACCCGTCCCCAGGAAGACCGCAAAGAGGTTTCCTACGCACATGCCGAGCAGGATCCCCAGGGACGCGCCGAAGAGGCTGATGAGGATGCTTTCGAGGAGGAACTGGCTGCGGATCGTGCCGCGGCGGGCGCCCAGCGATTTGACGAGCCCGATTTCCCGGGTGCGCTCGTTGACGGCGACCAGCATGATGTTCATCAGGCCGATGGCCGAGCCGATGAGGGTTATGCACCCGATGAAGATGGCCGCGATCGTCACATATAAAAGAAGGTTCTTGAGCTGGTTGGCCAGGCTATCGCTGCGGTCGATGTAAAAGTTGTCGCTTTCTGTAACGCTCAGGCCGCGGACCTGGCGGAAAATGCCGGTCGCCTCCCCGATCGCGGCGTCCATCTGTTGGATGTCCCGGACCGTTACGCTGAGGTTGAGGGTGTTGGAAGAACCCTGGTATACCCGGCGGACGTTGTTCAGGGTGGTGATCACGATATTGTCCAGGCTTAAGAAGGAGCTTGCCCCTTTGGCCTTGAGGACTCCGATCACCCGGTAGCGGGCGCCGTCCACCCGGATGATCGAGTTCTCCGCCGTGCG
This region of Dinghuibacter silviterrae genomic DNA includes:
- a CDS encoding MotA/TolQ/ExbB proton channel family protein, with product MAETKSTVTAAGATAAKAGTSVQAKKSSNAVSWIAPVICLIAGVSFYVFVLGNSGNFVNGKGSNWMGKMHEGGPIVPLLITLFLIVIVFVIERLLTITKALGKGNIADFVRKVQYHLANRNVDAALQECDKQQGSVANVMKAGLRKYKEMIGNSELDTEQKVLTIQKEVEEATALELPMLEKNLVFLSTIASVATLIGLLGTVIGMIRAFSSLGEGGSGGSSAANDLAKGISEALYNTALGIGTSAVSIIMYNVFTTRIDSITYGIDESGFTLTQSFASNYK
- a CDS encoding zinc-dependent metalloprotease, whose protein sequence is MKKLLLPLTVLLCLAGFHTEAQNRRTPGDTTAHPGGAAPKGAEAPKSSVKPYKDVITAKAISKSGLFTVHHVDDKWYFEIPDSILGREFMAITRYSETPGGAGIYGGEVANQQTMRWEKGPDNKLFLRTVTLISIAKDSTEPIYRAVRNSYLDPIAAAFDIKAFGPDSTSTVIDVTDFFKGDNQVVSLDPNDKRRFSLGGLSPDRSYIERITTYPINTEIRTIKTWTSSPAPASFPPMPGAGRAFPAASDAGAVTFEINTSMLLLPKVPMKKRLFDPRVGFFADDYTVYTDDQQKVDESTFITRWRLEPKDEDLDRFNRGELVEPKKQIVYYIDPATPKKWRPYLIAGVNDWNKAFEQAGFKNAIIAKDWPEGDTTMSLEDARFSVIRYFASDIENAYGPNIHDPRSGEILESHVGWYHNVMKLLHDWYFIQTAAVDPRARSMKFDDELMGNLIRFVSSHEIGHTLGLRHNMGSSSTVPVEKLRDKAFVEANGHTPSIMDYARFNYVAQPEDNITEAGLFPRIGDYDRWAIQWGYHVIPGTKDEEEDKKILSKLIIDSVGHNPRLFFGTESNPFDPREQTEDLGDNSMKASAYGIKNLKRIIVKLPDWTKEEADTYNNLQQMYQQLFIQYQRYMFHVIKNIGGIYETPKSIEQSGDVYEVTPKARQQEAVAFLNEQLFTTPTWLLDKNILNKFSQPITESISDIQDAALGSILSAARLQRMEIAGNRTADPYSIEDLISDLNKGIWSELSTGKAIDSYRRNLQKSYTERLIALLDAKPGMSISFNGRSLSVSQGEDPMKSDVPAEARAALVSLRARIRAAIPGAHDALTRNHLQYLADHITDALEPRK
- a CDS encoding ABC transporter permease; the protein is MRFSDTFSLAFHTIKANRLRAGITISIIALGITALVGIMTAIEAMDNSIYENFTLLGANTFVIHYRAHDFLGDDGNDVKKTSRKNAEKVKKSQEGQVITFYQAKTFKDRFTFPAAVSIAQTGDFNATVFYGIHKTNPTVRVIGGDENYLYSSGYTLEVGRNFSPLDLETGRDVAILGMDVAKKIFGDAWRTAENSIIRVDGARYRVIGVLKAKGASSFLSLDNIVITTLNNVRRVYQGSSNTLNLSVTVRDIQQMDAAIGEATGIFRQVRGLSVTESDNFYIDRSDSLANQLKNLLLYVTIAAIFIGCITLIGSAIGLMNIMLVAVNERTREIGLVKSLGARRGTIRSQFLLESILISLFGASLGILLGMCVGNLFAVFLGTGFVVPWLWMFLGIVICSLTGLLAGLYPAIKAGGLDPIVALRYE